A single region of the Halorussus gelatinilyticus genome encodes:
- a CDS encoding ABC transporter ATP-binding protein has product MPAIETEGLTKRFGSVVAVEDLNLTVEQGEVFGYLGPNGAGKSTTINVLLDYIRPTEGTATVLGYDAQDETQRIHERIGILPEGFDLYDRLSGRKHVEFAVDSKGTDDDPDAILDRVGLEPEAADRKAGGYSTGMAQRLALGMALVGDPDLLILDEPSSGLDPNGARQMRELVREEASRGTTVFFSSHILGQVEAVCDRVGIMSGGRLVAEDTIEGLRESVGSGSTLELTVDRVPDDLDLGGIEAVDDVTAGGTSIRVTVSDPSAKSAIINRVEEQGATVTDISTTQASLEDLFAAYTTEGVTA; this is encoded by the coding sequence ATGCCAGCAATCGAGACCGAAGGGCTGACCAAGCGCTTCGGGAGCGTGGTCGCGGTCGAGGACTTGAACCTCACCGTCGAGCAGGGCGAGGTGTTCGGCTACCTCGGCCCGAACGGCGCGGGCAAGTCCACGACCATCAACGTCCTGCTCGACTACATCAGACCGACGGAGGGTACCGCGACCGTGCTGGGCTACGACGCCCAAGACGAGACCCAACGGATTCACGAGCGAATCGGCATCCTGCCCGAGGGGTTCGACCTCTACGACCGCCTCTCGGGGCGCAAGCACGTCGAATTCGCGGTGGACTCGAAGGGGACCGACGACGACCCGGACGCGATTCTCGACCGCGTAGGACTCGAACCCGAGGCCGCCGACCGGAAGGCCGGGGGCTACTCGACCGGGATGGCCCAGCGGCTCGCGCTTGGGATGGCGCTGGTCGGCGACCCCGACCTCCTGATTCTGGACGAACCCTCGTCGGGACTCGACCCCAACGGCGCGCGCCAGATGCGCGAGTTGGTCCGCGAGGAGGCGTCTCGGGGCACGACCGTCTTCTTCTCGTCGCACATCCTCGGACAGGTCGAGGCGGTCTGCGACCGCGTGGGCATCATGAGCGGCGGTCGCCTCGTCGCCGAGGACACCATCGAGGGCCTGCGCGAGTCGGTCGGGTCGGGTTCGACGCTCGAACTCACGGTGGACCGCGTGCCCGACGACCTCGACCTCGGCGGCATCGAGGCGGTCGACGACGTGACGGCCGGCGGAACCTCGATTCGGGTCACGGTCTCGGACCCCAGCGCGAAGTCCGCCATCATCAACCGCGTCGAGGAGCAGGGCGCGACCGTCACCGACATCTCGACGACGCAGGCCTCGCTGGAGGACCTGTTCGCGGCCTACACCACCGAGGGGGTCACGGCGTGA
- a CDS encoding ABC transporter permease, whose product MSWLVVARKDFEDAVRSRLLWVITAIFLLFTAGAVYVRKAVLGDTPGLPSATQFLTAPSSLIIPLAALVVAYLAIAGERESGSIKILLGLPHTRADVVFGKLVGRTAVVTAGIVVAFAGAAVTMLALFGELPVVDLALLTLLTVAFGLTYVGIAIGASSFAATRSRAMALAVGAFFLFQVLWDLVPLGAYYLVEGGLPNPTTGLPAWYYFTQIVNPNTAYTRASDIVFSGFGPYVAPETLAGSGTPFYVQNWFGLVVLALWLVVPVALGYWRFERADIG is encoded by the coding sequence GTGAGCTGGCTCGTCGTCGCCCGGAAGGACTTCGAGGACGCGGTGCGCTCGCGGCTGCTGTGGGTCATCACCGCCATCTTCCTGCTGTTCACCGCGGGTGCAGTGTACGTCCGGAAGGCGGTCCTCGGTGATACGCCCGGTCTCCCGAGCGCCACGCAGTTCCTGACCGCGCCGTCGTCGCTGATCATCCCGCTGGCCGCGCTCGTCGTGGCCTACCTCGCCATCGCGGGCGAACGGGAGTCGGGGAGCATCAAGATTCTGCTCGGCCTGCCCCACACTCGCGCCGACGTGGTGTTCGGCAAGTTGGTCGGCCGGACCGCGGTCGTGACCGCGGGCATCGTCGTCGCGTTCGCGGGCGCGGCCGTCACCATGCTCGCACTGTTCGGCGAGTTGCCGGTCGTCGACTTGGCGCTGTTGACGCTGTTGACCGTCGCCTTCGGACTCACGTACGTCGGCATCGCAATCGGTGCCTCGTCGTTCGCGGCGACGCGGTCGCGGGCGATGGCGCTCGCCGTCGGCGCGTTCTTCCTGTTTCAGGTCCTCTGGGACCTCGTTCCCCTCGGTGCCTACTATCTGGTCGAAGGGGGCCTTCCGAATCCGACGACCGGGCTTCCGGCGTGGTACTACTTCACCCAAATCGTCAACCCGAACACCGCTTACACCCGAGCGTCCGACATCGTCTTCTCCGGGTTCGGGCCGTACGTCGCGCCGGAGACGCTGGCGGGCTCCGGAACCCCGTTCTACGTCCAGAACTGGTTCGGACTCGTGGTGCTGGCGCTCTGGCTGGTCGTCCCCGTGGCGCTGGGCTACTGGCGATTCGAGCGAGCCGACATCGGGTAG
- a CDS encoding hydantoinase/oxoprolinase family protein: MLTAEDDLVTAKVPSTDDQSEGVLDGIRKACERAGLDPDDIDAFSHAMTVSTNALLESDGARTALVTTEGFRDVLEIGRQDRPALYDLDAEKPDPLVPRRRRFEVSERTTPEGIEREPDADSVREVADRIRDSDAESVAVSLLHAYADPENERTVARILREELDAPVSASHEVLAAFREYERTATTAVDAYVTPKIDAYLGRLVERAESVGLPAPLVMQSNGGIADAATVREHAVTTCLSGPAAGVVGADATARRAAAGDDGADATAEAATDAAGLVTFDMGGTSSDVSLVRDGEVERTTEAEIADRPVGVPMVDVTTVGSGGGSVAWVDAGGALRVGPRSAGANPGPACYGKGGTEPTVTDANAVLGYLGDDTALGGELSLDLDAAREALADLADEADLAGPVEAARGVYRVANANMTRAVRAVTVERGHDPRNFALAAFGGAGPMHAAALADRLDVGRVVVPRACGVLSAFGLLAADETRDAVRTYRTTLAAADADSIEDVLADLADEARAGLRDPDAAAISRQADLRYAGQSFEQSVAVGESFDPATVAERFHEVHETAAGYRMDETVELVGLRVRATVERETPAVAYESAGEARVGEREADFGGEVRETPVFRREALAAGRELAGPAVCEQDDSTVVVPPEWHATVEDDGTLVLTEGER; this comes from the coding sequence TTGCTGACCGCCGAGGACGATCTCGTCACCGCGAAGGTCCCCTCGACCGACGACCAGAGCGAGGGCGTCCTCGACGGCATCCGGAAGGCCTGCGAGCGCGCCGGTCTCGACCCCGACGACATCGACGCCTTCTCGCACGCGATGACGGTCTCGACCAACGCGCTCCTCGAGTCCGACGGCGCGCGCACCGCGCTCGTCACGACCGAGGGGTTCCGCGACGTGCTGGAAATCGGTCGCCAAGACCGGCCCGCGCTCTACGATTTGGACGCCGAGAAGCCCGACCCGCTGGTCCCCCGGCGCAGGCGCTTCGAGGTCAGCGAGCGTACGACGCCAGAGGGAATCGAGCGCGAACCCGACGCGGATTCGGTCCGCGAGGTCGCGGACCGAATCCGCGACTCGGACGCCGAGAGCGTCGCGGTCTCCCTTCTCCACGCCTACGCCGACCCCGAGAACGAACGGACCGTGGCTCGAATCCTCCGCGAGGAGTTGGACGCGCCGGTCTCGGCGTCCCACGAGGTCCTCGCGGCGTTCCGGGAGTACGAGCGCACCGCGACGACCGCCGTGGACGCCTACGTGACGCCGAAGATAGACGCCTACCTCGGCCGACTGGTCGAGCGCGCCGAGTCGGTCGGACTCCCGGCCCCGCTCGTGATGCAGTCGAACGGCGGCATCGCCGACGCCGCCACCGTCCGCGAACACGCGGTGACGACCTGCCTGTCGGGTCCCGCGGCGGGCGTGGTTGGCGCGGACGCGACCGCGAGGCGAGCGGCCGCGGGAGACGACGGCGCGGACGCGACCGCCGAAGCCGCCACCGACGCCGCGGGTCTCGTCACCTTCGACATGGGCGGGACCTCCAGCGACGTGAGCCTCGTCAGAGACGGCGAGGTGGAGCGCACGACCGAGGCGGAAATCGCCGACCGACCGGTCGGCGTCCCGATGGTGGACGTGACGACCGTGGGGTCGGGCGGCGGGAGCGTCGCGTGGGTGGACGCGGGCGGCGCGCTCCGCGTGGGGCCGCGGTCGGCGGGCGCGAACCCCGGCCCGGCCTGCTACGGCAAGGGCGGGACCGAGCCGACCGTCACCGACGCGAACGCCGTGCTGGGCTATCTGGGCGACGACACCGCGCTCGGGGGCGAACTCTCCTTAGACCTCGACGCGGCGCGCGAGGCGCTGGCCGACCTCGCCGATGAGGCCGACTTAGCGGGACCCGTCGAGGCGGCCCGCGGCGTCTACCGCGTGGCGAACGCCAACATGACGCGGGCGGTCCGGGCGGTCACGGTCGAGCGCGGCCACGACCCCCGCAACTTTGCGCTGGCGGCGTTCGGCGGCGCGGGACCGATGCACGCCGCGGCGCTCGCCGACCGCCTCGACGTGGGCCGGGTCGTCGTCCCGCGGGCCTGCGGCGTCCTCTCGGCGTTCGGCCTGCTGGCGGCCGACGAGACCCGCGACGCGGTTCGGACCTACCGGACGACGCTCGCGGCGGCGGACGCCGATTCAATCGAGGACGTGCTGGCGGACCTCGCCGACGAGGCCCGCGCGGGCCTGCGCGACCCCGACGCCGCCGCGATTTCGCGGCAGGCCGACCTCCGGTACGCGGGCCAGAGCTTCGAACAGTCGGTCGCGGTCGGCGAGTCGTTCGACCCGGCGACGGTGGCCGAGCGGTTCCACGAGGTCCACGAGACCGCCGCGGGCTACCGGATGGACGAGACCGTCGAACTCGTCGGTCTGCGCGTGCGGGCGACCGTCGAACGTGAGACGCCCGCGGTGGCCTACGAGAGCGCGGGCGAGGCCCGAGTCGGCGAGCGCGAGGCCGACTTCGGCGGCGAGGTCCGCGAGACGCCCGTCTTCCGCCGGGAGGCGCTCGCGGCCGGGCGGGAACTCGCGGGGCCGGCCGTCTGCGAGCAGGACGACAGCACCGTGGTCGTGCCGCCGGAGTGGCACGCGACGGTCGAAGACGACGGAACGCTGGTGCTGACGGAGGGCGAGCGATGA
- a CDS encoding hydantoinase B/oxoprolinase family protein produces the protein MTESNIDSVELEILRNQLESVAEEMGRVLIRGAYSPNIKERQDCSTALFDDEGRMVAQAEHIPVHLGAMPEAVEAVLELDPEPGDTFVVNDPFAGGTHLPDVTLVSPLAPESAAADSGREIVGYAVSRAHHADVGGMSPGSMPAGAREIYQEGLRLPPVRLVAGGEVNEDVLDLLLANVRTPDERRADLRAQLAANDRAEERVGELLADHGDRLLAAFDAVIDYSRERVEAELRDLPDGEYRARDFLEGDGVTDDDVPIAVTVEIDGASLAVDFSGTADQVPGNLNAPLAVAKSAVYFAVRSVTDPEIPPNHGCYAPVSVSAPEGSLLNPDPPAAVVGGNVETSQRVTDVVFRALAEAVPERVPAEGQGTMNNLIIGSRAGDFTYYETIGGGSGARPTKDGMDGVQVGMTNTLNTPVEALEAEYPLRVERYALRPDSGGEGRHRGGLGLERAVTVETDATVSLLTERRRHAPQGLDGGGPGALGENRIGGERVGAKTTREVAAGTTVTVLTPGGGGYGDPTERESEASERDRRDGKVGDDE, from the coding sequence ATGACAGAGAGCAACATCGACTCCGTGGAACTCGAAATCCTCCGGAACCAACTGGAGAGCGTCGCCGAGGAGATGGGCCGAGTCCTGATTCGGGGGGCGTACTCGCCGAACATCAAGGAGCGACAGGACTGCTCGACCGCGCTGTTCGACGACGAGGGCCGGATGGTCGCGCAGGCCGAACACATTCCGGTCCACCTCGGCGCGATGCCCGAGGCGGTCGAGGCGGTGCTGGAACTGGACCCCGAACCCGGCGACACGTTCGTCGTCAACGACCCCTTCGCGGGCGGGACCCACCTGCCCGACGTGACGCTCGTCTCGCCGCTCGCGCCCGAATCCGCGGCCGCGGATTCGGGCCGCGAAATCGTCGGCTACGCGGTCTCGCGCGCCCACCACGCCGACGTGGGCGGGATGTCGCCGGGGAGCATGCCCGCGGGCGCGCGAGAAATCTATCAGGAAGGCCTGCGCCTGCCGCCGGTCCGCCTCGTCGCGGGCGGCGAGGTGAACGAGGACGTGCTCGACCTGCTGCTGGCGAACGTCCGGACGCCCGACGAGCGCCGCGCGGACCTCCGCGCCCAACTGGCGGCCAACGACCGCGCCGAGGAGCGCGTCGGCGAACTGCTGGCCGACCACGGCGACCGCCTGCTCGCGGCGTTCGACGCCGTGATAGACTACTCCCGCGAGCGCGTCGAGGCGGAACTCCGGGACCTGCCGGACGGCGAGTACCGCGCACGGGACTTCCTCGAAGGCGACGGCGTGACCGACGACGACGTGCCGATAGCGGTGACGGTCGAAATCGACGGCGCGTCGCTCGCGGTCGATTTCTCGGGGACCGCCGACCAAGTGCCGGGCAACCTCAACGCGCCGCTCGCGGTCGCCAAGAGCGCGGTCTACTTCGCGGTCCGGTCGGTCACCGACCCGGAGATCCCGCCGAACCACGGGTGCTACGCCCCGGTCTCGGTCAGCGCGCCCGAGGGGAGTCTCCTGAACCCCGACCCGCCCGCCGCGGTGGTCGGGGGCAACGTCGAGACCAGCCAGCGCGTGACCGACGTGGTGTTCCGCGCGCTCGCCGAGGCGGTGCCCGAGCGCGTGCCGGCGGAGGGACAGGGCACGATGAACAACCTGATAATCGGGAGTCGGGCCGGCGACTTCACGTACTACGAGACCATCGGCGGCGGGTCGGGCGCGCGCCCGACGAAGGACGGCATGGACGGCGTGCAGGTCGGGATGACCAACACGCTGAACACGCCGGTCGAGGCGCTGGAAGCCGAGTACCCGCTCCGGGTCGAACGATACGCGCTCCGGCCCGACAGCGGCGGCGAGGGCCGCCACCGCGGCGGACTGGGGCTGGAGCGAGCCGTCACTGTCGAGACCGACGCCACCGTCTCGTTGCTCACCGAGCGCCGCCGTCACGCGCCGCAGGGCCTCGACGGCGGCGGGCCGGGCGCGCTCGGCGAGAACCGCATCGGCGGCGAGCGCGTCGGCGCGAAGACGACCCGCGAGGTCGCGGCCGGAACGACCGTCACGGTGCTGACGCCCGGCGGTGGCGGCTACGGCGACCCGACCGAGCGCGAATCGGAAGCCAGCGAGCGCGACCGCCGGGACGGGAAGGTCGGCGACGACGAGTAG